In Rhodospirillum rubrum ATCC 11170, a genomic segment contains:
- a CDS encoding 5-formyltetrahydrofolate cyclo-ligase, with translation MVPPTDPFPDSEPEGTDPPSSGGASAPSSPPSFATVKAGLRAQARRTRKGLADAAGAAGDKAPGAPLSRATPAGAAAFHGAADLLSRLTTPHETIIAGYWPMAGELDPRPLMAALHAHGCRLALPVVVGPASALAFRAWAPGEPVDQGALGTFQPLSLAPLVTPSWLLVPLLAFDDAGHRLGQGGGFYDRTLAGLGAAGSPVVAIGVAYAAQQVEALPVEPHDRPLDGVITEAGVRWFGEWPRPDMERKR, from the coding sequence ATGGTGCCCCCGACCGATCCCTTCCCGGACAGCGAGCCGGAAGGTACCGACCCGCCGTCTTCCGGGGGCGCCTCCGCCCCGTCCTCGCCCCCCTCCTTCGCCACCGTCAAGGCCGGCTTGCGGGCCCAGGCGCGGCGGACGCGCAAGGGGTTGGCCGATGCCGCCGGCGCCGCTGGCGACAAGGCTCCCGGCGCTCCGCTTTCGCGGGCCACGCCGGCCGGCGCCGCCGCCTTTCACGGCGCGGCCGATCTGCTGTCGCGGCTGACCACTCCCCACGAGACGATTATCGCCGGTTACTGGCCGATGGCGGGCGAGCTTGATCCGCGGCCGCTGATGGCCGCCCTTCATGCCCATGGTTGCCGGCTCGCCCTGCCGGTGGTCGTCGGCCCGGCCTCGGCCCTGGCCTTTCGCGCCTGGGCGCCGGGCGAACCGGTGGACCAGGGCGCCCTCGGCACCTTCCAGCCGCTGAGCCTCGCCCCACTGGTCACCCCCAGCTGGCTGCTGGTGCCGTTGCTGGCTTTTGACGACGCCGGCCATCGTCTGGGGCAGGGCGGCGGGTTTTATGATCGCACCCTGGCCGGCCTGGGCGCCGCCGGTTCGCCGGTGGTGGCCATCGGCGTCGCCTATGCCGCCCAACAGGTCGAGGCCTTGCCCGTCGAACCCCACGACCGTCCCCTTGACGGGGTAATCACCGAAGCCGGCGTCCGCTGGTTTGGCGAGTGGCCGAGGCCCGATATGGAGCGGAAGCGATGA
- a CDS encoding TIGR00282 family metallophosphoesterase, which translates to MNILYCGDVVGRSGRTALLDALPGLKKDLALDLVVVCGENSAHGFGISTKICDEFLAAGIDVVTTGNHVWDQREILPYLDRQHRLIRPANFPPGTPGVGHVVVDLARGRKALVIQVMGRLFMDPLDCPFRAVDEVLTRYRLGATVQAVIVDIHAEATSEKMAMGHHCDGRVSLVVGSHSHVPTADARVLKGGSGYMSDAGMCGDYQSVIGMVPGPAVHRFTRKTPTDRLTPADGPGTVCGVFVQTDDRSGLALRCEPVRLGGDLAPAMPIAR; encoded by the coding sequence ATGAACATCCTTTATTGTGGCGATGTCGTCGGCCGTTCGGGGCGAACGGCGCTGCTCGACGCGCTGCCCGGCCTGAAAAAGGATCTGGCCCTGGATCTGGTGGTGGTCTGCGGGGAAAACTCCGCCCACGGCTTTGGCATTTCGACCAAGATCTGCGACGAGTTCCTGGCGGCGGGTATCGATGTGGTCACCACCGGCAATCACGTGTGGGACCAGCGCGAGATCCTGCCCTATCTCGATCGCCAGCACCGGCTGATCCGCCCGGCCAATTTCCCCCCCGGCACCCCCGGCGTCGGTCATGTCGTCGTCGATCTGGCGCGCGGCCGCAAGGCGCTGGTCATCCAGGTGATGGGCCGTTTGTTCATGGATCCGCTTGATTGCCCCTTCCGCGCCGTCGACGAGGTGCTGACGCGCTATCGCCTGGGGGCGACGGTGCAGGCGGTGATCGTCGATATCCACGCCGAGGCGACCAGCGAAAAGATGGCGATGGGCCACCATTGCGACGGCCGGGTCTCGCTGGTGGTCGGCAGCCATTCCCATGTGCCGACCGCCGATGCCCGGGTGCTCAAGGGCGGCAGCGGGTATATGAGCGATGCCGGCATGTGCGGCGATTATCAATCGGTGATCGGCATGGTTCCCGGCCCGGCCGTCCATCGCTTCACCCGCAAGACGCCCACCGATCGCCTGACGCCGGCCGATGGTCCGGGCACGGTTTGCGGGGTTTTCGTCCAGACCGATGATCGCAGCGGTTTGGCCCTGCGCTGCGAGCCGGTCCGCCTGGGCGGCGATCTCGCCCCGGCGATGCCGATCGCGCGCTAG
- a CDS encoding YebC/PmpR family DNA-binding transcriptional regulator produces MAGHSQFKNIMHRKGGQDAKRAQLFTKLAREITVSAKLGSPDPNANPRLRAAILAARAQSLPKDNIQRAIDKATSGGDAANLEELRYEGYGPGNVAVIVECLTDNRNRTASEVRTAFSKNGGTMGESGSVAFNFERVGLIHYPLKAGAADAVLDAGIEAGADDVQSSEDGHDITCRPDDLNAVSKALEAALGDPEFARLDWKPLVQVPVDADTVPALMKFLDILDDCDDVQRVAANYEIDDAIMEKLGA; encoded by the coding sequence ATGGCCGGTCATTCCCAATTCAAGAACATCATGCACCGCAAAGGCGGTCAGGATGCCAAGCGCGCCCAGCTTTTCACCAAACTGGCCCGTGAAATCACCGTTTCGGCCAAGCTCGGATCACCCGATCCGAACGCCAATCCGCGGCTGCGCGCCGCTATTCTCGCCGCCCGCGCCCAGTCGCTGCCCAAGGATAATATCCAGCGGGCGATCGACAAGGCGACCAGCGGCGGCGATGCGGCCAACCTCGAGGAACTGCGCTACGAGGGCTATGGTCCGGGCAATGTGGCGGTCATCGTCGAATGCCTGACCGACAACCGCAACCGCACCGCCTCGGAAGTGCGGACCGCCTTCAGCAAGAACGGCGGCACCATGGGCGAAAGCGGCTCGGTGGCCTTCAACTTCGAGCGTGTCGGCCTGATCCATTATCCGCTGAAGGCCGGGGCGGCCGACGCCGTGCTTGATGCCGGCATCGAGGCCGGGGCCGACGACGTGCAGTCGAGCGAGGATGGCCACGACATCACCTGCCGGCCCGATGATCTCAACGCCGTCTCCAAGGCCCTGGAAGCGGCCCTGGGCGATCCGGAGTTCGCCCGCCTTGACTGGAAGCCGCTGGTTCAGGTGCCCGTTGACGCCGATACCGTGCCGGCGCTGATGAAATTCCTCGACATCCTCGATGACTGCGACGATGTGCAAAGGGTCGCGGCCAATTACGAGATCGACGACGCGATCATGGAGAAACTGGGGGCATGA
- the ruvC gene encoding crossover junction endodeoxyribonuclease RuvC: MRLLGLDPGLRITGWGVIEVTGNRIGHVADGVVRSDDRLSLAARLAQLHGGIVAVLKAYEPVEAAVEETFVNRNPASTLKLGQARGAVMLAPALAGLVVAEYQPSVVKKAVVGTGGAAKDQVGMMIRTLLPGATLETADAADALAIAICHAHYRAGALSLALARAGGGR; encoded by the coding sequence ATGAGACTCCTGGGGCTGGATCCCGGTCTGCGGATTACCGGCTGGGGGGTGATCGAGGTGACGGGCAACCGCATCGGCCATGTGGCCGATGGGGTGGTGCGGTCCGACGATCGCCTGTCCCTGGCCGCCCGGCTGGCCCAGCTCCATGGCGGGATCGTCGCCGTGCTCAAAGCCTATGAGCCGGTGGAGGCCGCCGTCGAGGAAACCTTCGTCAACCGCAATCCGGCCTCGACCCTCAAGCTTGGTCAGGCGCGCGGCGCGGTGATGCTGGCGCCGGCCCTGGCCGGCCTCGTCGTGGCCGAATACCAGCCAAGTGTCGTCAAGAAGGCGGTGGTCGGTACCGGCGGAGCGGCCAAGGATCAGGTGGGGATGATGATCCGCACCCTGTTGCCCGGCGCCACCTTGGAAACCGCTGATGCCGCCGATGCCTTGGCCATCGCCATCTGTCATGCCCATTACCGGGCGGGGGCGCTGTCCCTGGCCCTGGCCCGCGCCGGAGGGGGGCGATGA
- the ruvA gene encoding Holliday junction branch migration protein RuvA, translated as MIAKLKGLVDSVAEDHAVIDVGGVGYLVFCPARVLTRLPSPGQAVALVVETQVREDHISLFGFLETAERDWFRLLSTVQGVGSKVALSVLSVLSAGQISQAIAAGDKAALGRAPGVGPKLAARIASELKDKAVALGGMPAPPPRGAGTDAAGEGPPGGPTGDVLGDAVSALVNLGYGRSEAVGAASRAAGLGATTVQGVIGLALRDLGRGGA; from the coding sequence ATGATCGCCAAGCTCAAGGGACTGGTCGATTCGGTGGCCGAGGATCACGCGGTGATCGATGTCGGCGGCGTCGGCTATCTGGTGTTCTGTCCGGCGCGGGTGCTAACCCGCCTGCCGTCACCCGGCCAAGCGGTGGCCCTGGTCGTTGAAACCCAGGTGCGCGAGGATCACATCTCGCTTTTCGGCTTCCTGGAAACCGCCGAGCGCGACTGGTTCCGTTTGCTCTCGACCGTGCAGGGGGTGGGATCGAAGGTGGCGTTGTCGGTGCTCTCGGTGCTCTCGGCCGGGCAGATTTCCCAGGCGATCGCCGCCGGCGACAAGGCTGCCCTCGGCCGGGCGCCCGGGGTCGGCCCCAAGCTGGCGGCGCGCATCGCCAGCGAGTTGAAGGACAAGGCCGTCGCCCTGGGCGGAATGCCGGCCCCGCCGCCGCGCGGCGCCGGCACCGATGCCGCCGGCGAGGGGCCGCCGGGCGGGCCGACGGGGGATGTCCTTGGCGACGCGGTCTCGGCCCTGGTCAATCTTGGCTATGGGCGGAGCGAGGCGGTGGGGGCGGCCAGCCGGGCCGCCGGCTTGGGGGCGACCACCGTGCAAGGGGTGATCGGTCTGGCCCTGCGCGATCTCGGCCGGGGAGGGGCATAA
- the ruvB gene encoding Holliday junction branch migration DNA helicase RuvB, giving the protein MAGHEEEDERLISGRRREGEVDAALRPQSLADFVGQRQTRENLGVFVQAARARGEAMDHVLFHGPPGLGKTTLAQIVARELGVGFRGTSGPMIVKAGDLAAILTNLEPRDVLFIDEIHRLNPAIEEVLYPAMEDFQLDLIIGEGPAARSVRIDLPPFTLVGATTRSGLLTTPLRDRFGIPLRLDFYETDELVQIVTRGSRLLGMALTDEGAREVARRSRGTPRVAGRLLRRVRDFAAVAGRSPVDAFIADAALNRLEVDGRGLDAMDRRYLSRMADHYGGGPVGVDTLAAALAEERDTVEDVIEPYLIQQGFIKRTPRGRMLTAIAWTHLGLTPPAETPPVQPDLWSDAP; this is encoded by the coding sequence ATGGCCGGGCACGAGGAGGAAGATGAGCGCCTGATCTCGGGGCGCCGCCGCGAGGGCGAGGTCGATGCGGCCCTGCGCCCGCAGTCGCTGGCCGATTTCGTCGGTCAGCGCCAGACCCGTGAAAACCTGGGCGTTTTCGTTCAGGCCGCCCGGGCGCGCGGCGAGGCGATGGATCACGTGCTGTTCCATGGTCCGCCGGGCCTGGGGAAAACCACGCTCGCCCAGATCGTGGCGCGCGAGCTTGGCGTGGGGTTTCGCGGCACCAGTGGGCCGATGATCGTCAAGGCCGGCGACCTCGCGGCGATCTTGACCAATCTCGAGCCGCGCGATGTGCTGTTCATCGACGAAATCCACCGCCTTAATCCCGCCATAGAGGAAGTTTTGTATCCGGCGATGGAGGACTTCCAGTTGGACCTCATCATCGGTGAGGGGCCGGCGGCGCGGAGCGTGCGGATCGACCTGCCGCCCTTCACCCTGGTTGGGGCGACGACCCGGTCGGGCCTCCTGACAACGCCGCTGCGCGACCGCTTTGGCATTCCGCTGCGACTCGACTTCTATGAAACCGATGAATTGGTCCAGATCGTGACCCGGGGTTCCCGGCTTCTTGGCATGGCTTTGACCGACGAGGGCGCCCGCGAAGTGGCGCGACGATCGCGGGGCACGCCGCGGGTGGCCGGTCGGCTGCTGCGCCGGGTGCGCGATTTCGCCGCCGTCGCCGGGCGTTCGCCCGTTGACGCCTTCATCGCCGATGCCGCGCTCAACCGCCTGGAGGTGGACGGGCGCGGGCTTGATGCCATGGACCGGCGCTATCTGTCGCGCATGGCCGACCATTATGGCGGCGGGCCGGTCGGGGTCGATACCCTGGCCGCCGCCCTGGCCGAGGAACGCGATACGGTGGAAGACGTGATCGAGCCCTATTTGATCCAGCAGGGCTTCATCAAGCGGACGCCGCGCGGCCGGATGCTGACGGCGATCGCCTGGACCCATCTTGGGCTGACACCGCCGGCCGAGACGCCGCCGGTTCAGCCCGACCTGTGGTCCGACGCCCCATGA
- a CDS encoding tol-pal system-associated acyl-CoA thioesterase, which yields MTQSLTPTSGLWRQGCHLLPVRVHWENTDAGGIVYHAEYLKFAERARTEMLRLAGIHQGSMLAGEGVGFAVAKLSIDYKRPAKLDDALVVETTLDAVGGAVLDLTQTIRREGDPLAILKVRVACLSLKAGVPIRIPAIMREKLVPGNGD from the coding sequence ATGACCCAGTCCTTGACGCCGACCAGCGGCCTCTGGCGCCAGGGGTGCCACTTGTTGCCCGTGCGCGTGCATTGGGAAAACACCGATGCCGGGGGTATCGTCTACCACGCCGAATACCTGAAGTTCGCCGAGCGGGCGCGCACCGAGATGCTGCGACTGGCCGGAATTCACCAGGGATCGATGCTGGCGGGCGAGGGGGTGGGCTTCGCCGTGGCGAAGCTGTCGATCGACTACAAGCGTCCGGCCAAGCTGGACGACGCCCTGGTGGTGGAAACCACGCTCGATGCCGTTGGCGGCGCCGTGCTCGATCTCACCCAGACTATCCGCCGCGAGGGTGATCCTCTGGCGATCTTGAAGGTGCGCGTGGCCTGTCTGTCGCTGAAGGCCGGCGTTCCCATCCGCATTCCCGCCATCATGCGGGAGAAACTTGTACCAGGAAACGGCGACTGA
- the tolQ gene encoding protein TolQ, which yields MDAITQLTGQMASHLGIAGLDHLGQTASRLGLMLERGLDVQSSPPLPAAAPSVPVASEILPNASGVGAAAPGATMGEKPSLSAWSMFWQADIIVKMVMLSLVGASIWSWTIVFEKIVRLRDLNKKAEQFEEKFWSGGSLEDLFDRIGQRPRDPMTAVFVAAMREWRHSAQRRNGAAGARAMLAQRVERVMGITQNRELETLERRLGFLASTGAVAPFVGLFGTVWGIMNSFHAIGMSNDTSLATVAPGIAEALFATALGLVAAIPAVIAYNKLSADIDRYAGRLEAFSGEFGAILGRQLDERE from the coding sequence ATGGACGCGATAACCCAGCTGACCGGCCAGATGGCCAGCCACTTGGGCATCGCCGGGCTCGATCATCTTGGCCAGACGGCCTCCCGCTTGGGGCTGATGCTGGAGCGGGGCCTTGACGTCCAGTCCAGTCCGCCCCTGCCCGCGGCCGCGCCGTCTGTGCCCGTGGCCAGCGAAATTCTGCCCAATGCCAGCGGCGTCGGCGCCGCCGCGCCCGGGGCGACGATGGGCGAGAAGCCGTCGCTGTCGGCTTGGTCGATGTTCTGGCAGGCCGATATCATCGTCAAGATGGTGATGCTGAGCCTGGTCGGCGCCAGCATCTGGTCGTGGACCATCGTTTTCGAAAAGATCGTTCGCTTACGCGATCTCAACAAGAAAGCCGAGCAGTTCGAAGAGAAATTCTGGTCGGGCGGCTCGCTTGAAGACCTGTTCGACCGCATCGGCCAGCGGCCGCGCGATCCGATGACCGCGGTGTTCGTGGCCGCCATGCGCGAATGGCGTCACAGCGCCCAGCGCCGCAACGGCGCCGCTGGTGCGCGCGCCATGCTGGCCCAGCGCGTCGAGCGGGTGATGGGCATCACCCAGAACCGCGAGCTGGAAACCCTGGAACGCCGGCTGGGCTTCCTGGCCTCGACCGGCGCCGTCGCGCCCTTCGTCGGGCTGTTTGGCACGGTCTGGGGCATCATGAACAGCTTCCACGCCATCGGTATGTCCAATGACACCAGTCTGGCGACGGTGGCCCCCGGTATCGCCGAGGCGCTGTTCGCCACGGCTTTGGGACTGGTCGCCGCCATCCCGGCGGTGATCGCCTATAACAAGCTTTCCGCCGATATCGACCGCTATGCCGGCCGCCTGGAGGCGTTCTCCGGGGAATTCGGGGCGATCCTCGGCCGTCAGCTCGACGAGCGCGAGTAA
- the tolR gene encoding protein TolR, with protein sequence MGASVQPRRGGRRKRSHQMSDINVTPMVDVMLVLLIIFMVTAPLLTTGVKVDLPRTSAPSLDQDNQSLTVSVGADGTLYVQDKVTDESELMARMQAITGVNPEARIYVRGDAGINYGRVMEVMGILRSAGYTKVALVTQPGAPGAAQAKPAATAPAAKAPAAKPKN encoded by the coding sequence ATGGGTGCCTCGGTCCAACCCCGACGCGGCGGTCGCCGCAAGCGCAGTCACCAGATGAGCGACATCAACGTCACCCCGATGGTCGACGTGATGCTGGTCTTGCTGATTATCTTCATGGTGACGGCGCCTTTGCTCACCACCGGGGTCAAGGTCGACCTGCCGCGCACCAGCGCGCCCTCGCTTGACCAGGACAATCAGTCGCTGACCGTTTCGGTCGGCGCCGATGGCACCTTGTATGTTCAAGACAAGGTGACCGACGAAAGCGAACTGATGGCGCGGATGCAGGCGATCACCGGGGTCAATCCCGAAGCCCGCATCTATGTGCGCGGCGACGCCGGGATCAACTATGGCCGGGTGATGGAGGTGATGGGCATCCTGCGCTCCGCCGGTTACACCAAGGTCGCCCTGGTAACCCAACCGGGCGCCCCGGGAGCGGCTCAGGCCAAGCCGGCCGCCACCGCTCCGGCGGCCAAGGCGCCGGCCGCCAAGCCCAAGAATTAG
- a CDS encoding cell envelope integrity protein TolA, with amino-acid sequence MPPIKRGFLYSLGFHLLVVLLLLVGVPHIRKDVTPTEQVTIVELVEVSDETTSLPDQPAEKAKPVPKPKAAPPPPAAAKAVEKPVEPKPEPKPEPKPVVPPPEPEPPPPPEPEPEEVPPPPEPEPTPEPIKEQPKPKPEPPKPEPPKPVPPKVVPPKVEPKPAEKKAETKPVEKKAEKKPEKKKDDFDSLLSAVNQLEKKVEKPGKGKQADAASTEEEATPQPQAARPTNQGGRISNTLTMSEIDSIRYHVEQRWNYNQGGRGVEGMSVDVQVSINPDGSVARAKALRDPAFAGDAVYKALADSAERAVMRASPLPVPRDKFDMFADGFTLRFAPTGINFN; translated from the coding sequence TTGCCCCCGATAAAACGCGGTTTCCTCTATTCGCTCGGCTTCCATCTGCTGGTGGTGCTGCTGCTGCTGGTTGGGGTGCCCCATATTCGTAAGGACGTCACGCCGACCGAGCAGGTGACCATCGTCGAGTTGGTCGAAGTCAGCGACGAAACCACCTCGTTGCCCGATCAGCCCGCCGAAAAGGCCAAGCCGGTGCCCAAGCCCAAGGCCGCTCCGCCGCCGCCGGCGGCGGCCAAGGCCGTGGAAAAGCCCGTCGAGCCCAAACCCGAACCCAAGCCCGAGCCCAAGCCGGTGGTGCCGCCGCCCGAACCCGAGCCGCCGCCGCCCCCCGAGCCCGAGCCCGAGGAGGTTCCGCCGCCGCCCGAACCCGAGCCGACTCCCGAACCGATCAAGGAACAGCCCAAGCCCAAGCCCGAGCCGCCTAAGCCCGAGCCGCCCAAGCCCGTTCCCCCCAAGGTCGTTCCTCCCAAGGTCGAGCCCAAGCCGGCCGAGAAGAAGGCCGAGACCAAACCGGTGGAAAAGAAGGCCGAGAAGAAGCCCGAGAAGAAGAAGGACGACTTCGACTCGTTGCTTTCGGCGGTCAATCAGCTTGAAAAGAAGGTCGAGAAGCCGGGCAAGGGCAAACAGGCCGACGCGGCGTCGACCGAGGAGGAGGCGACTCCCCAGCCCCAGGCGGCGCGGCCGACCAATCAGGGCGGGCGGATTTCCAACACGCTGACGATGAGCGAGATCGACTCGATCCGCTATCACGTCGAGCAGCGCTGGAACTATAACCAGGGGGGACGCGGGGTCGAGGGCATGAGCGTCGATGTCCAAGTCAGCATCAATCCCGATGGTTCGGTCGCCCGGGCCAAGGCCTTGCGCGATCCGGCCTTCGCCGGCGACGCGGTCTATAAGGCCCTGGCCGATAGCGCCGAGCGGGCGGTGATGCGCGCCAGCCCGTTGCCGGTGCCGCGCGACAAGTTCGATATGTTCGCCGACGGCTTCACGCTGCGCTTCGCTCCGACCGGCATCAACTTCAATTGA
- the tolB gene encoding Tol-Pal system beta propeller repeat protein TolB, which translates to MTRLAKGKWRSTLGAMMALAVMVAAIPQARAELVIDITRGVREPMPIAIPVFGGTDAQSSAMGRDVVGVVSNDLQGSGLFRVLDPAAYIQSLPNLAVQPQFADWRAINAQALVQGEVQPQGDGRLRVAFRLWDVFSGQQVVGRAFLTQGDNWRRVSHIIADEIYKAITGEEGYFDTRVVYVAETGPKTNRVKKLAIMDQDGANQRNLTNGESMVLTPRFSPTAQEITYLSYYNSVPRVYLFNIETGRRELLGDFPGMTFAPRFSPDGNKVIMSMALDGNTEIYEMDLRTRRSSRLTNHPSIDTSPSYAPDGRQITFNSDRGGAQQIYVMNADGSGVQRISFGDGRYATPVWSPRGDLIAFTKLKGGRFFIGAMRPDGSGEKILTEGFLVEGPTWAPNGRVLMFFRQDPNGRTTLHSIDVTGYNERQISTPTEASDPAWSPLLP; encoded by the coding sequence ATGACGCGATTGGCGAAAGGCAAATGGCGCTCGACTCTGGGCGCCATGATGGCATTGGCGGTTATGGTCGCGGCCATTCCACAGGCCAGGGCCGAACTGGTGATCGACATCACGCGCGGCGTGCGCGAACCGATGCCCATCGCCATTCCGGTTTTCGGTGGGACGGACGCCCAGTCCAGCGCCATGGGGCGCGATGTGGTGGGCGTGGTGTCCAATGATCTGCAGGGATCGGGATTGTTCCGGGTGCTCGATCCGGCCGCCTATATCCAATCCCTGCCCAATCTGGCGGTGCAGCCCCAGTTCGCCGACTGGCGGGCGATCAACGCCCAGGCCCTGGTTCAGGGCGAGGTTCAGCCCCAGGGCGATGGCCGTCTGCGCGTGGCCTTCCGCTTGTGGGACGTGTTCAGCGGCCAGCAGGTCGTCGGCCGCGCCTTCTTGACCCAGGGCGATAACTGGCGCCGGGTGTCCCATATCATCGCCGACGAGATCTACAAGGCGATCACCGGGGAAGAGGGCTATTTCGATACCCGCGTCGTCTATGTCGCCGAGACCGGCCCCAAGACCAACCGGGTCAAGAAGCTGGCGATCATGGATCAGGACGGCGCCAATCAGCGCAATCTGACCAATGGCGAGTCCATGGTGCTGACCCCGCGCTTCAGCCCGACCGCCCAGGAAATCACCTACCTCAGCTATTACAACAGCGTCCCCCGGGTCTATCTGTTCAACATCGAGACCGGCCGCCGCGAATTGCTGGGCGATTTCCCCGGCATGACCTTCGCCCCGCGCTTCTCGCCCGATGGCAATAAGGTCATCATGTCGATGGCCCTCGACGGCAATACCGAAATCTACGAGATGGATCTGCGCACCCGGCGCTCGAGCCGGCTGACCAACCATCCGTCGATCGATACCTCGCCGTCCTATGCGCCCGATGGCCGGCAGATCACTTTCAACTCCGATCGCGGCGGCGCCCAGCAGATCTATGTGATGAATGCCGACGGATCGGGGGTGCAAAGGATCAGTTTCGGCGATGGCCGCTATGCAACGCCGGTATGGTCGCCACGCGGTGACCTCATTGCCTTTACCAAGCTGAAGGGCGGAAGGTTCTTTATTGGGGCCATGCGGCCCGATGGAAGCGGCGAAAAGATCCTGACCGAGGGATTTCTGGTTGAAGGTCCGACCTGGGCACCCAACGGCAGGGTGTTGATGTTCTTTCGTCAAGACCCCAATGGCAGAACGACGCTACACAGCATCGACGTAACCGGTTATAATGAGCGCCAGATTTCCACGCCGACGGAGGCCTCTGACCCAGCATGGTCGCCCCTTCTGCCATGA
- the pal gene encoding peptidoglycan-associated lipoprotein Pal — MMKFGFLGAVAATMLLAACSSTPDTGAGGAGAGGASSSTSGPTAGSVAEFQQVVGDRVFFGYDQYNLAPDARATLQRQAQWLNQYGNFSLTVEGHADERGTREYNLALGERRANSVREFLISQGVSANRLRVVSYGKERPVCTETAESCYARNRRGVSVPQ, encoded by the coding sequence ATGATGAAGTTCGGTTTCCTTGGTGCCGTGGCCGCTACCATGCTGCTCGCCGCCTGTTCGTCTACCCCTGACACGGGCGCCGGTGGCGCCGGTGCCGGTGGCGCGTCGTCCTCCACCTCCGGCCCGACCGCCGGTTCCGTCGCCGAGTTCCAGCAGGTCGTCGGTGACCGCGTGTTCTTCGGCTACGACCAGTACAACCTGGCCCCCGACGCCCGCGCCACCCTGCAGCGTCAGGCCCAGTGGCTGAACCAGTACGGCAACTTCTCGTTGACCGTCGAAGGTCATGCCGACGAGCGCGGCACCCGCGAGTACAACTTGGCCCTCGGCGAGCGTCGCGCCAATTCCGTGCGCGAGTTCCTGATCAGCCAGGGTGTCAGCGCCAACCGTCTGCGTGTCGTCTCCTACGGCAAGGAACGCCCGGTTTGCACCGAGACCGCCGAGAGCTGCTATGCTCGCAACCGTCGCGGCGTGTCGGTTCCGCAGTGA
- the ybgF gene encoding tol-pal system protein YbgF, whose product MSSLALRSPALALALTLGGLLLCGPVQAQQANSANDMVGRMQYRISELERLVQDLTGKVEQSLYENRQLQTKLENAQSDIDFRLNALESAGPAAAAPANSVPSSARPTASAGAGKQGTPAPAEGVLGFPGKTAPAQGAASAARPAAAGALPAGSENDQYNYAFSLLRNADYPAAEQAFKAFLDQHPKGSLAGNAQYWLGETYYVRGDYEQAAVAFMGGYQSHPDSSKGPDNLLKLGLAMANLGKSKEACAAFGRLESQYPKAADAIKRRAKEGMSKLGC is encoded by the coding sequence ATGTCATCCCTTGCCCTACGTAGTCCCGCCCTGGCTCTGGCCCTGACCCTGGGCGGCCTGTTGCTGTGCGGTCCGGTTCAGGCCCAGCAGGCCAATTCCGCCAATGACATGGTGGGCCGCATGCAGTACCGCATCTCGGAACTTGAACGTCTGGTTCAGGATCTGACGGGCAAGGTCGAGCAGTCGCTCTATGAGAACCGCCAGCTTCAGACCAAGCTCGAGAACGCCCAGAGCGATATCGATTTCCGCCTGAACGCCTTGGAATCGGCCGGGCCGGCGGCGGCCGCGCCGGCCAATTCGGTGCCCTCGAGCGCCCGGCCGACGGCCTCGGCCGGCGCCGGCAAGCAGGGCACTCCGGCCCCGGCCGAAGGGGTTTTGGGCTTCCCCGGCAAGACCGCCCCGGCCCAGGGCGCGGCGAGCGCCGCGCGTCCGGCCGCCGCCGGCGCCTTGCCCGCCGGATCGGAGAACGATCAGTACAATTACGCCTTTTCGCTGCTGCGCAACGCCGATTACCCGGCGGCCGAACAGGCCTTCAAGGCCTTTCTCGACCAGCATCCCAAGGGCAGCCTCGCCGGCAACGCCCAATATTGGCTGGGCGAGACCTATTATGTGCGCGGCGATTACGAACAGGCCGCCGTCGCCTTCATGGGCGGCTATCAAAGCCACCCTGACAGCAGCAAGGGCCCCGATAATCTGCTGAAGCTGGGACTGGCCATGGCCAATCTCGGCAAGTCCAAGGAAGCCTGCGCGGCGTTCGGCCGCCTCGAGTCGCAATACCCCAAGGCCGCCGACGCCATCAAGCGCCGGGCCAAGGAAGGCATGTCCAAGCTCGGCTGCTAA